A DNA window from Xanthomonas campestris pv. campestris str. ATCC 33913 contains the following coding sequences:
- a CDS encoding G5P family DNA-binding protein: MKVQIMSSAVAVRSFPAREGKPATHFREQTAAVLREGDFPLPFTIGLDEDQPPYGEGFYIIDPKSLQNNKFGGLEFGRRIRLIPDLTAKLQQQPAKVG, from the coding sequence ATGAAAGTGCAGATCATGAGTTCCGCTGTCGCTGTTCGTTCGTTCCCCGCGCGCGAGGGTAAGCCCGCGACGCATTTCCGTGAGCAGACCGCCGCTGTGCTGCGTGAGGGCGATTTCCCACTGCCGTTCACCATCGGTCTGGACGAGGATCAACCGCCGTATGGCGAGGGCTTCTACATCATCGATCCCAAGTCGTTGCAGAACAATAAATTCGGCGGTCTCGAGTTCGGCCGTCGCATTCGTCTGATTCCGGACCTCACTGCGAAGCTGCAACAGCAGCCCGCAAAGGTCGGGTGA
- a CDS encoding Phi-Lf prophage-derived major coat protein, translated as MGDILTGVSGAEAATAMIAAAAIIALVGFTKWGAKKVASFFG; from the coding sequence ATGGGTGACATTCTGACTGGCGTGAGCGGTGCTGAAGCTGCTACCGCGATGATCGCAGCGGCCGCAATCATTGCCTTGGTGGGCTTCACCAAGTGGGGTGCCAAGAAGGTTGCAAGCTTCTTCGGCTAA
- a CDS encoding minor coat protein, which produces MQAGWFNDLTAWLWRAVKMVWQAIVDFVGDLFVMWLEQSLSAILYVLTLLPMPDFMKGQSIGGMLGNAGSTILWFADVFMIGPALVMIGAAMIFFLLRRVLTLGIW; this is translated from the coding sequence ATGCAAGCAGGTTGGTTCAACGATTTGACCGCGTGGCTGTGGCGTGCGGTCAAGATGGTGTGGCAGGCGATTGTCGATTTTGTGGGCGACTTGTTTGTGATGTGGCTGGAACAGTCGCTGTCGGCAATTCTCTATGTGCTGACGTTGCTGCCCATGCCCGACTTCATGAAGGGGCAGAGCATTGGCGGCATGCTCGGTAATGCGGGTAGCACCATCTTGTGGTTTGCCGATGTATTCATGATTGGTCCGGCGCTGGTGATGATCGGCGCGGCCATGATTTTTTTTCTCCTTCGCCGCGTGCTGACGCTCGGGATTTGGTGA
- a CDS encoding zonular occludens toxin family protein: protein MLVFNEGVPRAGKSYDAVKNHILPALKKGRRVFARLNGLRFDRIAKHLGMAENDVQHLLVLVDTKDVSKLFACTQDESGKWCIPDEFKDALVVIDEVHEFYVNERKPLAPAVENFWALLGQNGGDAVIMTQWINRLHSAVKARIEKKNTFQKLTAIGMKGRYRVTYFHTTSPGKFEKVGGQTLKYDPAIFPLYDGYAPGAENTEVYEEGGKNVWAAMAVRAAIFLTLGGVGIYFFMHYFTKDRADPNKPMASASQTTKPTHVGAGFANGAPSVPIQPPPPDPLADLTQEQRYVAQLADKGRIRLSARARVGDQDRAWIQWIDASNNVVEELDLSQLRALGYSVSVVTYGVRLSAGKHIMVATAWPWTAPIREKDARLYNMAPDGSGGAAGVATAGSDGGGADRDQVRGGVIEYGPRTQGTFPDNKGYSSSTSTPATTLQM from the coding sequence ATGCTCGTATTCAATGAAGGTGTGCCGCGTGCCGGCAAGAGTTACGACGCGGTAAAGAATCACATTCTTCCGGCGCTCAAAAAGGGGCGTCGTGTGTTTGCGCGATTGAATGGGTTGCGCTTTGACCGCATCGCCAAGCACCTGGGCATGGCGGAGAATGATGTTCAGCACTTGCTTGTGCTGGTGGACACCAAGGACGTGTCGAAGTTGTTTGCGTGCACGCAGGACGAGTCGGGCAAGTGGTGTATCCCGGACGAGTTCAAAGACGCATTGGTTGTGATCGATGAGGTGCATGAGTTCTACGTCAACGAGCGCAAGCCGCTCGCGCCGGCCGTCGAGAATTTTTGGGCGCTGCTTGGCCAGAACGGCGGCGATGCCGTGATCATGACGCAATGGATCAACCGCTTGCACTCGGCGGTCAAGGCGCGCATCGAGAAGAAAAACACGTTCCAGAAGCTCACCGCTATCGGCATGAAGGGCCGCTATCGCGTGACGTATTTCCACACGACCTCACCGGGCAAGTTTGAGAAGGTCGGCGGTCAAACGCTCAAGTACGACCCGGCCATTTTTCCGCTCTATGACGGCTATGCGCCTGGTGCCGAGAACACCGAGGTTTACGAGGAGGGCGGTAAAAACGTCTGGGCCGCGATGGCTGTGCGCGCTGCCATCTTCCTCACACTCGGCGGGGTCGGCATCTACTTCTTCATGCACTATTTCACCAAGGATCGCGCCGATCCCAACAAGCCTATGGCATCTGCCAGCCAGACCACCAAACCCACGCACGTTGGCGCGGGGTTTGCTAACGGTGCGCCGAGTGTGCCGATTCAGCCGCCTCCGCCTGATCCGCTCGCAGACCTCACGCAAGAGCAGCGCTATGTGGCTCAGCTTGCCGACAAGGGCCGCATTCGGCTCTCCGCGCGGGCGCGCGTAGGTGATCAGGACCGTGCGTGGATTCAGTGGATTGACGCGAGCAACAACGTCGTGGAGGAGTTGGATCTGTCGCAGTTGCGCGCCCTGGGTTACAGCGTCAGCGTCGTCACGTATGGCGTGCGTCTTTCGGCCGGCAAGCACATCATGGTGGCCACCGCGTGGCCCTGGACCGCGCCCATTCGTGAGAAGGACGCACGGCTTTACAACATGGCCCCAGACGGGAGCGGCGGCGCTGCTGGCGTTGCGACCGCAGGGAGTGACGGCGGCGGCGCTGACCGCGACCAGGTGCGCGGCGGCGTGATCGAGTACGGACCGCGCACCCAAGGCACGTTCCCGGACAACAAGGGTTACAGTTCAAGCACCAGCACGCCGGCCACCACGTTGCAGATGTAG
- a CDS encoding chloride channel protein, with protein MSYRPQNNHDGLWWEIALGIFVGQLMTAALAGVVALCLGYFTMRSVSAALPVAPQPLYRPRTQPAELPTLQLRALESNERCIQHKRFRRLSNGWQELPNDPC; from the coding sequence ATGAGCTACAGACCGCAGAACAACCATGATGGGCTTTGGTGGGAAATCGCCTTAGGCATTTTCGTAGGCCAGCTGATGACCGCAGCGCTTGCCGGCGTGGTGGCGCTATGCCTGGGCTACTTCACCATGCGCAGCGTCAGTGCAGCGCTACCAGTCGCCCCGCAACCGCTGTACAGGCCCCGCACCCAACCTGCAGAACTGCCGACGCTGCAACTACGAGCGCTGGAATCGAACGAACGATGCATTCAACACAAGCGCTTCCGTCGGCTATCTAATGGATGGCAAGAATTGCCAAACGATCCGTGCTAA
- a CDS encoding DUF3653 domain-containing protein — MRNKTLTGPWAGFSFQGGHLITPEGRSIAPSDLQWLSLTCTIAREWSTMMAEGRAKTPPKRPAGVIYLRDQFRKRQEKKAGLQRVDTGPAAKCAGLSSAPARRRKGRV, encoded by the coding sequence ATGCGAAATAAAACACTCACCGGCCCTTGGGCCGGTTTTTCGTTCCAGGGTGGCCACCTCATCACGCCCGAAGGCAGATCCATCGCACCATCGGATCTACAGTGGCTATCGCTGACCTGCACGATAGCCCGTGAGTGGTCAACCATGATGGCCGAGGGCCGCGCCAAGACACCGCCCAAACGGCCGGCCGGCGTGATCTATCTCCGTGACCAGTTCAGAAAACGGCAGGAGAAAAAGGCGGGTTTGCAACGGGTGGATACGGGTCCAGCGGCGAAATGCGCAGGATTATCATCAGCACCGGCGCGGAGGCGCAAAGGCCGCGTGTGA
- a CDS encoding DUF3653 domain-containing protein has translation MQLDTYDHVDLTGPWAGFGFQGYRFFTPEGREVRPEEMRWWSLTCTIAREWALMMAEERERVWHPRPAEVIYLRDVIRRRRERRLSVVDGAGSADRARVIRATRGPRDPRRG, from the coding sequence ATGCAGCTAGACACCTACGATCACGTAGACCTGACCGGCCCCTGGGCCGGTTTTGGTTTTCAGGGCTATCGATTCTTCACCCCGGAAGGCCGCGAAGTGCGGCCGGAAGAAATGCGGTGGTGGTCGCTGACATGCACCATCGCGCGCGAGTGGGCGCTGATGATGGCCGAAGAGCGGGAGCGTGTGTGGCATCCCCGCCCGGCCGAAGTCATCTACCTGCGGGACGTGATCCGGCGCAGGCGTGAAAGGCGGTTATCAGTGGTGGATGGCGCGGGGTCCGCCGACAGGGCGCGAGTGATCCGAGCAACGCGGGGGCCAAGAGATCCACGGCGCGGGTGA
- a CDS encoding rolling circle replication-associated protein — MQEQPTQSRELSAFDASVGVMQAATRRTEIAAEKIQKNKRVVGTSVREFDAAHPIALTAEGQRAALALGLVHYKTSDTRASTTGTVTIEIDPLQARAQRLRKSVITGARLHDQEAKKGSFRGAWYFLTLTYRDGSDSSPRDVSELFKRMRGHFNRLKSGRARWNRESFRYVWVGELTQRFRPHYHVMLWVPQGMFFGKVDQRGWWPHGSSQIEKARNCVGYLAKYASKFTAITAAAFPKGFRTHGCGGLNTESKRELRWWKAPKDAREALGGEADIRKAKGGWFDRLTGEFWPSPWKVTFIFGRTFAWKVVQL; from the coding sequence ATGCAGGAACAGCCCACGCAATCGCGTGAGCTATCGGCGTTTGATGCATCTGTCGGCGTCATGCAGGCCGCTACGCGCCGCACTGAAATTGCCGCAGAGAAGATCCAAAAGAACAAGCGTGTGGTCGGCACAAGCGTGCGTGAGTTCGACGCTGCCCATCCGATCGCGTTGACCGCTGAGGGCCAGCGCGCAGCGCTGGCCCTTGGGCTTGTCCATTACAAAACAAGTGACACGCGGGCCTCTACAACCGGCACCGTGACCATCGAAATTGACCCGCTACAAGCGCGGGCGCAACGGCTGCGCAAGTCCGTGATTACCGGAGCACGTCTGCATGACCAGGAAGCGAAAAAAGGCTCCTTCCGTGGTGCGTGGTATTTCCTCACGCTCACCTACCGTGATGGAAGCGACAGCAGCCCTCGTGACGTTAGCGAACTATTTAAACGCATGCGCGGCCACTTCAATCGCCTTAAATCTGGGCGCGCACGGTGGAACCGTGAAAGCTTTCGTTACGTATGGGTCGGAGAGCTCACCCAACGATTCCGACCGCACTACCACGTGATGTTGTGGGTGCCTCAGGGCATGTTTTTTGGCAAGGTCGATCAACGCGGATGGTGGCCCCATGGCAGCAGCCAAATCGAGAAGGCCCGCAACTGCGTCGGCTATCTCGCCAAATACGCAAGCAAGTTCACCGCCATTACAGCTGCTGCTTTTCCCAAGGGATTTCGCACACACGGCTGCGGTGGACTCAACACCGAATCCAAGCGCGAATTGCGCTGGTGGAAAGCACCCAAAGACGCGCGTGAAGCTCTCGGCGGGGAAGCGGATATCCGCAAAGCAAAGGGCGGATGGTTCGACAGGCTTACCGGAGAGTTCTGGCCGTCTCCGTGGAAAGTCACATTCATTTTCGGCCGGACATTCGCCTGGAAGGTAGTCCAACTATGA
- a CDS encoding DUF3693 domain-containing protein → MALIDLAQADPALAVKVREEEAGSAVERKAWSALWDRLSPVTTVIGGLVLAIGMMPATGRTKGLDIQQLARVDGAYSVYYVIITPAGASVQTIAYDNPVKAVRWPQ, encoded by the coding sequence ATGGCGCTTATCGACCTGGCACAGGCTGACCCTGCGCTAGCAGTGAAAGTGCGAGAGGAAGAAGCCGGATCGGCCGTCGAACGCAAGGCGTGGAGTGCGCTGTGGGACAGACTGTCCCCGGTCACTACGGTGATCGGGGGCCTGGTCCTGGCAATCGGCATGATGCCGGCGACGGGTCGGACGAAAGGCCTTGATATTCAACAGCTTGCACGGGTTGACGGCGCATATTCTGTATATTATGTCATAATAACGCCTGCAGGAGCATCAGTTCAAACCATTGCGTACGACAACCCAGTCAAAGCCGTCAGATGGCCGCAGTAA
- a CDS encoding TraX family protein, with the protein MTSGGRELVKWLALLFMTGDHTLKILHLGYMPVIAELGRVAFPLFALVFAYNLAQPGADVAKLIKRLFLWGLVATPIAAIAFNRALPLNILLSFALAAVCIRAIEERKWIVLAFCLLPAPYLVDYRWNGLAVVLGAWLFWRNPAGWRWPRAVSVVVLLVIPLVLLCLVNRTLWPLLALPVAGLAYLSWAIPRTGRAFYMYYCGHLTALTGLSYAMV; encoded by the coding sequence ATGACAAGCGGAGGCCGTGAATTGGTGAAGTGGCTCGCGCTGCTGTTTATGACAGGCGACCACACCTTGAAGATTTTGCACCTGGGCTATATGCCGGTCATTGCAGAACTGGGCCGCGTGGCATTTCCATTGTTCGCACTGGTGTTTGCCTACAATTTGGCGCAGCCGGGTGCTGATGTCGCCAAGTTGATCAAGCGTTTGTTCCTGTGGGGACTCGTTGCGACACCGATTGCGGCGATCGCATTCAATCGGGCACTGCCGCTCAATATTCTCTTGTCCTTCGCATTGGCAGCTGTCTGTATTCGTGCGATCGAAGAACGAAAATGGATTGTGTTGGCGTTCTGCCTGTTGCCGGCACCTTACCTGGTTGACTATCGGTGGAACGGGCTGGCTGTTGTACTCGGTGCCTGGCTGTTCTGGCGCAATCCAGCGGGCTGGCGATGGCCAAGGGCAGTGTCGGTTGTTGTGCTCTTGGTGATTCCGCTAGTGCTCTTGTGCTTGGTGAACCGGACGTTGTGGCCGCTGCTTGCGCTGCCGGTTGCAGGTTTGGCTTACCTGTCATGGGCCATCCCGCGGACGGGTAGAGCGTTCTACATGTATTACTGCGGCCATCTGACGGCTTTGACTGGGTTGTCGTACGCAATGGTTTGA
- a CDS encoding transmembrane repetitive protein — MTTAADLLQALLARMPGKLILDRRTGLPYGWGIWMRGRLGTPARFDDDQLTDALLARPAPRPRDGMAGRLSPFQAFRSLWWQHWDPRPRDERPLHWGAVLGSALIHLGFIALLLWVVSVRWAPDDTKQGDEARVRLTYVGEGAADQGGGEGEPAADAAPATAASGAQQAAASAAAASSAAASPASTASTVAEPVEPAADVPDVAPELVVAAAAEPSTPDIPQIRVQVPQVTLESPLQVTETPVPTTDFVVPPPPTITVAPRPIEPAAPQVRQREIQTVTERPQVRELQQPTAAVAVRAAAAPTVREREIVVPEQARVTAPTVRARELVPTVRMPELAVRAAELPNVPDPAPQPTPAQTPPAQPTVVQTPSDAAVPIAPAAPAPSSAPSAANQTNQQTAAQSAKPASAAAASSKPAASSGAGPKPVDRSGGWDVAANADDWSKSTRDRPGQATGADGKRDGMFNNDGSVRVAAGGEAGNGAGDRGPPGSDTDTWTRDQIAQGGTWLKRPPYGYTPTSLDKYWMPNQTLLQEWVRRGLKKIEIPIPGTTTKISCVVSLLQFGGGCGLSDPNLNDQPATARPPPDVPFKRELQEDNGAVR, encoded by the coding sequence AGCTCATTCTGGATCGGCGGACCGGGTTGCCCTATGGCTGGGGCATCTGGATGCGGGGGCGGCTGGGTACGCCAGCACGGTTTGATGACGACCAACTGACGGACGCGCTGTTGGCGCGTCCTGCGCCGCGACCTCGAGACGGCATGGCGGGAAGACTGAGTCCGTTCCAGGCATTCCGCAGCCTGTGGTGGCAACACTGGGACCCGCGCCCGCGCGACGAGCGCCCGCTGCACTGGGGGGCTGTACTCGGCAGTGCGCTGATCCACCTGGGATTTATCGCCTTGTTGCTGTGGGTGGTCAGCGTGCGCTGGGCCCCGGACGACACCAAACAGGGCGACGAGGCGCGGGTGCGCCTGACCTATGTAGGCGAGGGCGCCGCAGATCAGGGCGGTGGCGAAGGCGAGCCGGCCGCGGACGCTGCGCCAGCCACAGCGGCATCTGGCGCTCAGCAAGCGGCGGCATCTGCGGCAGCCGCGTCGTCAGCAGCAGCGTCGCCGGCAAGCACCGCATCCACAGTGGCCGAGCCAGTGGAGCCGGCAGCCGACGTGCCGGACGTCGCGCCCGAACTTGTTGTGGCTGCGGCGGCGGAACCCAGTACGCCCGATATCCCGCAGATCCGTGTGCAGGTGCCGCAGGTCACGCTGGAATCGCCGCTGCAGGTGACTGAAACACCGGTGCCGACCACGGATTTCGTCGTCCCGCCACCGCCCACCATCACTGTGGCGCCACGCCCGATCGAGCCGGCTGCACCGCAGGTACGCCAGCGCGAGATCCAGACGGTTACCGAGCGGCCACAGGTGCGCGAACTGCAGCAACCGACTGCCGCCGTTGCCGTGCGCGCTGCCGCGGCACCCACCGTGCGCGAGCGCGAGATCGTCGTGCCCGAACAGGCTAGGGTCACCGCGCCCACAGTGCGTGCACGTGAGTTGGTTCCCACGGTTCGCATGCCCGAGCTGGCGGTGCGTGCTGCGGAGCTGCCGAACGTGCCGGACCCGGCGCCACAGCCGACGCCGGCGCAGACACCCCCGGCGCAACCGACAGTCGTGCAGACGCCTTCGGACGCGGCGGTACCCATAGCGCCTGCGGCGCCGGCACCTTCCAGCGCGCCGTCAGCCGCTAATCAGACCAACCAGCAGACGGCTGCGCAATCTGCGAAACCGGCGTCAGCGGCCGCTGCATCCAGCAAGCCGGCGGCCAGCAGCGGTGCCGGCCCGAAACCGGTTGATCGCAGTGGCGGATGGGATGTGGCGGCCAACGCGGACGACTGGAGCAAATCGACCCGCGACCGTCCCGGGCAGGCAACCGGTGCCGATGGCAAACGCGACGGCATGTTCAACAACGACGGCAGCGTGCGGGTTGCCGCCGGTGGCGAGGCCGGCAATGGCGCTGGCGATCGCGGCCCGCCGGGCAGCGATACCGACACCTGGACGCGTGACCAGATTGCGCAAGGCGGCACCTGGCTCAAGCGGCCGCCGTACGGTTACACGCCGACGTCGCTGGACAAGTATTGGATGCCGAACCAGACGCTGCTGCAGGAATGGGTGCGGCGCGGATTGAAGAAGATCGAAATTCCCATTCCCGGCACCACGACCAAGATCAGCTGCGTGGTGTCGTTGCTGCAATTCGGCGGCGGCTGCGGCCTGAGCGACCCGAATCTCAACGATCAACCAGCCACCGCAAGGCCGCCACCGGATGTGCCGTTCAAGCGGGAGTTGCAGGAAGACAATGGGGCTGTGAGATAG